In Camelina sativa cultivar DH55 chromosome 16, Cs, whole genome shotgun sequence, a single window of DNA contains:
- the LOC104753968 gene encoding glutamate receptor 2.3-like yields the protein MLKLNHYAKTAGRMSSLAEAERVKSEKEKLERKRKPISKEEVVKIKAAGKAWHQTMISESDYTEFDNFTKWLGVEQGQNNRGIDVNVGVVTDVGTPYSDVAMLCINMSLADFYSSHPQFQTRLVVHVGDSKNDVVGSAVAAVELIKNKQVKAIVGPWTSMQAHFLIEIGQKSRVPVVSYSATSPFLQSLRSPYFFRATYEDSSQVHAIKAIIKLFGWREVVPVYIDNTFGEGIMPRLTDALQEINVRIPYRSVIALNATDHEISVALLKMMTMPTRVFIVHMYSSLASRIFVKAKEIGLMEPGYVWILTNGVTDDLSSLNETGIEAMEGVLGVKTYFRKSKDLDKFRSRWRKIFPRMDLSVYGLWAYDATTALAIAIEEAGTNNMTFTNVDLGRNVSEIEALGFSLYGPKLLQTFSKVHFKGLAGDFRFVNGQLQPSVFEIINVIGTGEKSIGFWTEENSLVKKLDQQPQSRSALSTWKDHLKHILWPGEADSVPKGWEIPTNGKKLRIGIPKRTGYTDLVKVIRDPITNSPTVTGFCIDFFEAVIQAMPYDVSYEFIPFEKRNGKPAGNYNDLVHQVYLGRYDAVVGDTTILANRSSYVDFTFPFIKSGVGLIVPMKDQVKRDSISFLKPLSWKLWLTTFVSFFLVGCTVWVLEHRVNPDFRGPTNYQASTIFWFAFSTMVFAPRERVFSFGARFLVITWYFIVLVLTQSYTASLASLLTSQQLHPTITSMSSLLEKGEIVGYQRTSFILGKLKETGFSQSRLVPFDTAEECDELLRKGRENGKGGISAAFLEIPYLRLFLGQYCNTYKMVEEPFNVDGFGFVFPIGSPMVADVSRAILKVAESPKAMELERAWFKKKEESCPDPVTNPDPNPSFTSRQLGVDSFWLLFLVVFVLCFLTLGKFTVCLLWTTKWKHLWKEFQKPDNDSYINNVEKCPCSLSRHIPVSLLWNHLWEEFPQPDNDSNINDAGGERRCSSSRQMPENIIQSRATN from the exons ATGTTGAAGCTTAACCATTATGCTAAGACTGCGGGGAGGATGTCTTCGTTGGCTGAAGCTGAGAGAGTAAAGTCTGAAAAGGAGAAGCtagagaggaagaggaaaccTATCTCAAAG GAGGAAGTAGTGAAGATTAAAGCAGCAGGAAAAGCTTGGCACCAGACTATGATATCTGAAAGTGACTACACTGAGTTTGATAACTTCACCAAGTGGCTCGGTGTGGAACA AGGACAGAACAACAGAGGAATCGATGTCAATGTGGGTGTTGTAACAGATGTCGGAACTCCATACTCCGACGTTGCCATGCTCTGTATCAACATGTCTCTCGCTGATTTCTATTCGTCTCATCCTCAATTTCAAACAAGGCTTGTTGTTCATGTTGGTGACTCCAAAAACGACGTTGTAGGTTCTGCAGTTGCAG CTGTTGAGCTGATAAAGAACAAGCAAGTGAAAGCAATAGTAGGGCCATGGACTTCAATGCAAGCTCATTTCTTGATCGAGATTGGCCAAAAATCACGGGTACCTGTTGTTTCCTACTCTGCAACAAGCCcatttcttcaatctcttcgCAGTCCCTACTTCTTTCGTGCTACATATGAGGACTCCTCCCAAGTGCACGCCATAAAAGCTATCATCAAGTTGTTTGGCTGGAGAGAAGTCGTGCCTGTTTACATCGACAACACCTTTGGAGAAGGTATAATGCCTCGTCTCACAGATGCATTACAAGAGATTAATGTTCGAATACCCTATAGATCTGTTATCGCTCTAAATGCTACGGATCATGAAATCTCTGTTGCGCTTCTTAAGATGATGACCATGCCCACTAGAGTCTTTATTGTCCACATGTATTCATCTCTTGCCTCAAGAATCTTTGTCAAAGCCAAGGAGATTGGTTTGATGGAACCAGGATATGTATGGATCCTTACCAACGGGGTTACTGATGACTTAAGTTCGTTAAATGAGACGGGTATTGAGGCTATGGAGGGGGTATTGGGTGTTAAAACTTATTTTCGGAAATCCAAAGATCTAGATAAGTTTAGATCTCGATGGAGGAAGATATTCCCACGGATGGACCTGAGTGTCTATGGTTTGTGGGCTTATGATGCTACCACTGCACTGGCAATAGCCATTGAAGAAGCTGGAACAAATAACATGACTTTCACTAATGTTGATCTTGGAAGGAATGTTTCTGAAATTGAAGCTCTTGGTTTTTCTCTATATGGTCCAAAGCTTCTCCAGACATTCTCAAAAGTTCATTTCAAAGGACTTGCAGGAGATTTTCGTTTTGTCAATGGGCAACTGCAGCCATCGGTTTTTGAGATTATTAATGTGATCGGAACTGGAGAAAAGTCAATAGGATTCTGGACGGAAGAAAATAGTCTTGTGAAGAAACTAGACCAGCAACCACAGAGCAGGAGCGCTTTATCTACTTGGAAAGATcatcttaaacatattttatggCCTGGAGAGGCTGATTCTGTTCCGAAAGGATGGGAGATCCCGACTAATGGGAAAAAGTTGCGTATTGGAATTCCAAAAAGAACCGGTTACACTGATCTCGTGAAGGTCATAAGGGATCCTATCACCAATTCACCAACAGTCACAGGTTTCTGCATAGACTTCTTTGAGGCTGTGATTCAGGCAATGCCTTATGACGTCTCCTACGAGTTTATCCCTTTCGAGAAACGCAATGGTAAACCAGCCGGTAATTACAATGATCTGGTCCACCAAGTGTACCTCGGG CGATATGATGCAGTTGTTGGAGATACAACCATACTGGCGAATAGGTCCTCTTACGTCGATTTCACATTCCCATTCATTAAATCAGGTGTGGGATTGATCGTCCCAATGAAAGACCAAGTGAAGAGAGACAGTATCAGTTTCTTGAAACCTCTGTCATGGAAACTTTGGTTGACAACCTTTGTCTCTTTTTTCCTTGTTGGATGTACTGTTTGGGTTCTTGAACATAGGGTTAATCCAGACTTCCGTGGACCAACTAATTACCAAGCTAGTACCATCTTCTGGTTTGCCTTCTCTACCATGGTTTTTGCTCCAA GAGAAAGAGTGTTTAGCTTCGGGGCGAGGTTCCTGGTTATCACATGGTACTTCATCGTTCTTGTGTTAACTCAGAGTTACACAGCCAGTTTGGCGTCGCTTTTGACATCACAGCAACTTCATCCAACCATAACCAGTATGAGTAGCTTGCTTGAGAAAGGAGAAATAGTGGGTTATCAGAGAACATCCTTCATCCTTGGAAAGCTTAAAGAAACAGGTTTCTCACAATCTCGCCTTGTGCCCTTCGATACCGCAGAAGAATGCGATGAACTTCTGAGAAAAGGACGAGAAAACGGAAAAGGCGGTATCTCTGCAGCTTTTTTGGAAATACCTTACTTGAGACTCTTTCTTGGACAATATTGCAACACTTACAAAATGGTTGAAGAACCCTTTAATGTTGATGGATTTGGCTTT GTTTTTCCGATAGGATCACCTATGGTGGCCGATGTTTCAAGGGCCATCTTAAAAGTAGCAGAGTCACCAAAGGCGATGGAGCTTGAGCGTGCATggttcaagaagaaagaagaaagttgtcCAGACCCAGTCACCAATCCAGATCCAAATCCATCTTTTACCTCTAGGCAGCTCGGCGTCGACAGTTTCTGGCTTCTGTttcttgttgtgtttgttttgtgctTTCTTACACTCGGAAAATTCACTGTCTGCTTGCTATGGACGACCAAATGGAAGCATTTGTGGAAAGAGTTTCAGAAACCAGACAACGATTCATACATCAACAATGTAGAGAAATGTCCATGTTCATTGAGTCGACACATACCAGTCTCTTTGCTATGGAATCATTTGTGGGAAGAGTTTCCGCAACCAGACAACGATTCAAACATCAATGATGCAGGAGGGGAACGTCGGTGTTCATCGAGTCGACAGATGCCTGAGAACATTATACAAAGTCGAGCAACGAACTAG